A genomic segment from Desulfonatronum lacustre DSM 10312 encodes:
- a CDS encoding methyltransferase domain-containing protein: MKILEYLHRIDELLARPSRAPSRLRPFFRPYRALGNELISAVRALLVESAVQREQLDRLEHRLTYLEGEFGKERHAAHSGLQGMRLRAEALQRLVEFEALGDGTDRSPVADKQAELPAGFGVNVVGWVDYDFGVAEGARSAVRILEAAGIPVRVVPFPEELPEHARSAHATAIPDSGSLYDVSIFHLDPRYVDLIPERLGPDFLPGRYNIFYFNWELPRLPDAWRRFFDWCDEVWTPTRFVYDAVVAAVPKPVSLAPHAVAADAPRGANRAEFGLPEGAYIFLCSLDFHSELERKNPMAAIRAFRMAFDVSEQRRILVVKTHNGAKHPEELARLTALCAEHPGIMLMDRHVSRAEMTRLQAVCDAYVSTHRSEGFGLGMVEAMALGKPVLATPWSGSRDFIRKGISFPIPCGRSMLEQAHGPYPAGEWWAEPRVEALAGMMLRLAANPEIGAATGRRAEQWVAAHFSPEAVGRIHRRRLSEIAAALERGDLSKAPRSPNPEGPEQEPTTLAEAGEALKPDEAEIASKPSRGFYAAFEDRFRGSREEIARRLRDAYQEDIRNLLTTFGPDVAAVDLGCGRGEWLELLRAEGFLAALGVDRDQELLQQCRNMGLDVVHRDALDHLLSLPRASVGLVSGFHLLEHLPFDRVLGIFRQTHRVLRPGGLAIFETPNAENLQVGACLFHLDPSHFKPLPGPLLEFTGHHCGFSDVELRHLHPYMQLAPHVLPTGNTDMDRMLFGPLDVAVLLRR; this comes from the coding sequence TTGAAAATTCTGGAGTATTTGCATCGCATTGACGAATTGTTGGCCCGTCCTTCCCGGGCGCCGTCCCGGCTGCGTCCGTTTTTTCGCCCGTATCGGGCATTGGGGAACGAACTGATCTCCGCGGTGCGGGCCTTGCTCGTGGAGAGCGCCGTGCAGCGGGAGCAACTGGACCGCTTGGAGCATCGCCTGACGTATCTGGAAGGGGAGTTCGGAAAGGAGCGTCATGCCGCCCACTCCGGTCTCCAGGGGATGCGTCTGCGTGCGGAGGCCTTGCAACGGCTGGTGGAGTTCGAAGCCCTGGGCGACGGTACCGACAGGAGTCCGGTCGCGGACAAGCAGGCCGAGCTTCCCGCCGGATTCGGGGTGAACGTGGTCGGCTGGGTGGATTATGACTTCGGGGTGGCCGAGGGGGCCCGGTCCGCGGTGCGGATTCTGGAGGCCGCCGGGATACCGGTGCGCGTCGTACCGTTTCCCGAGGAACTGCCGGAGCATGCCCGTTCCGCGCATGCAACGGCGATTCCGGATTCCGGCTCGCTTTACGACGTGAGCATATTTCACCTGGATCCCCGCTATGTAGATTTGATTCCGGAGCGTCTGGGCCCTGATTTTTTGCCGGGTCGGTACAATATATTCTATTTCAACTGGGAATTGCCCCGCCTTCCGGACGCCTGGCGACGCTTTTTCGACTGGTGCGACGAAGTCTGGACACCGACGCGGTTTGTGTACGACGCCGTGGTCGCGGCCGTGCCCAAACCGGTGAGCCTGGCGCCCCATGCCGTTGCCGCGGATGCTCCGCGGGGGGCGAACCGGGCTGAATTCGGTCTGCCCGAGGGAGCCTATATTTTTCTGTGCAGCCTGGATTTTCATTCCGAGTTGGAGCGCAAGAATCCCATGGCCGCGATTCGGGCGTTCCGGATGGCTTTTGATGTTTCCGAACAACGCCGCATCCTGGTGGTCAAGACGCACAACGGCGCGAAACACCCGGAGGAACTCGCCAGACTGACCGCACTGTGCGCGGAGCATCCGGGCATCATGCTCATGGACCGACACGTGAGCCGGGCGGAGATGACCCGCTTGCAGGCGGTTTGCGACGCCTACGTTTCCACGCACCGTTCCGAAGGGTTCGGGTTGGGCATGGTCGAAGCCATGGCTCTGGGCAAGCCGGTTCTTGCCACCCCCTGGTCCGGAAGCCGTGACTTCATCCGGAAGGGGATCAGCTTTCCCATCCCCTGCGGACGCAGCATGCTGGAACAGGCGCACGGCCCCTACCCGGCCGGGGAGTGGTGGGCCGAACCGCGGGTCGAGGCCCTGGCCGGGATGATGTTGCGCTTGGCCGCTAATCCGGAGATCGGCGCGGCAACCGGAAGACGGGCCGAGCAGTGGGTGGCGGCGCATTTTTCACCCGAGGCGGTGGGGCGAATCCATCGCCGGCGACTGTCCGAAATAGCCGCGGCCCTGGAACGCGGCGATCTGTCCAAGGCTCCCCGATCCCCGAATCCGGAGGGGCCGGAGCAGGAGCCCACCACTTTGGCGGAAGCGGGAGAGGCCTTGAAACCGGACGAAGCGGAGATCGCCTCAAAACCGTCTCGCGGATTTTACGCCGCGTTCGAGGACCGCTTTCGCGGATCACGAGAGGAGATCGCACGACGCCTACGCGACGCCTATCAGGAAGATATCCGGAATCTGCTGACGACCTTCGGGCCGGATGTCGCCGCGGTGGACTTGGGGTGCGGCCGGGGAGAATGGCTGGAATTGCTGCGGGCGGAGGGTTTTTTAGCGGCCCTGGGAGTGGACCGGGATCAGGAACTGCTCCAGCAGTGCCGGAACATGGGGCTCGATGTCGTCCACCGCGATGCCCTGGACCACCTTCTGAGCCTGCCGCGGGCCTCGGTCGGGCTGGTGAGCGGATTTCATCTGCTGGAGCATCTGCCTTTTGATAGGGTCCTGGGGATATTCCGTCAGACCCACAGGGTGCTGCGCCCCGGCGGACTCGCCATCTTCGAGACGCCCAACGCCGAGAATCTGCAAGTGGGGGCCTGCCTGTTTCATCTGGACCCCTCGCACTTCAAACCCTTGCCGGGCCCGCTCCTGGAGTTTACGGGACACCATTGCGGGTTTTCTGACGTCGAGTTGCGTCATCTGCATCCTTATATGCAGCTCGCGCCGCATGTCTTGCCGACAGGCAACACGGATATGGATCGGATGCTGTTCGGTCCTCTGGACGTGGCTGTTCTGTTGCGGCGGTAG
- a CDS encoding ABC transporter ATP-binding protein — protein MRTEDPIQTDYSIQVVGVSKAYRLWRSPAARLKGPLLHRAGELLGGVAGRRMIQASSACFDDFQALEDVTMEVRPGESVGIIGRNGSGKSTLLQIIAGILQPSAGTARVTGRVAALLELGSGFNPEFTGRENVLLNAAILGLEGHEIEARYPDIVRFADIGTFIDHPVKTYSSGMVMRLAFAVQTAVDPDVLIVDEALAVGDIFFVQKCYERLHRFRERGGTLLFVSHDSSAVLELCDRALLLRQGRTAFWGSAREAVDIYDYERVQALEQSARQIPAGELHAAPPGRYQDLVERRFDPDLVKSLLSRCMSEASRDVADNDVVVPAFVRIFDEQGQARSSLVNGDWMYLLAGFHCRRDLDDPALGIKIRDRRGMVLYEASSHTLGEVLPPAASGTVWAAGFYLWLPFTPGEYSITVGLANGRRGENAYAEHLFYAHDQRRFEVLRRPGAPLWAGVCNALAQTVGGWDGGLHESPAPNSLGGEKRATGAAS, from the coding sequence ATGCGTACAGAGGATCCGATCCAGACGGACTACTCGATCCAGGTAGTCGGCGTGAGCAAGGCCTACCGGCTTTGGCGAAGTCCGGCCGCCCGCTTGAAAGGCCCCTTGTTGCACAGGGCAGGGGAATTGCTGGGCGGCGTGGCAGGCCGGCGCATGATCCAGGCCTCGAGCGCCTGCTTCGACGACTTTCAGGCTTTGGAAGACGTGACCATGGAGGTGCGCCCGGGAGAGTCCGTCGGGATCATCGGGCGGAACGGCTCGGGCAAGTCGACGTTGCTGCAGATCATCGCGGGCATCCTGCAACCCAGCGCGGGCACGGCTCGGGTGACCGGCCGGGTGGCGGCCCTGCTGGAACTGGGCAGCGGCTTCAATCCGGAATTCACGGGTCGGGAAAACGTCCTGCTCAACGCGGCCATCCTCGGCCTGGAAGGACATGAAATCGAGGCGCGGTATCCGGACATCGTGCGGTTCGCGGACATCGGGACATTCATCGATCATCCCGTGAAAACCTACTCCTCCGGCATGGTCATGCGCTTGGCCTTCGCCGTCCAGACCGCGGTGGACCCGGACGTGCTGATCGTGGACGAGGCCTTGGCCGTGGGGGACATTTTCTTCGTGCAAAAATGCTATGAACGGCTGCACCGGTTCCGAGAGCGAGGCGGGACCCTGCTTTTCGTCTCCCACGATTCCTCGGCGGTCCTGGAACTCTGCGACCGGGCCTTGCTGCTCCGCCAAGGGCGGACGGCCTTCTGGGGATCGGCCCGGGAGGCCGTGGATATCTATGACTATGAACGCGTCCAGGCCCTGGAGCAGTCCGCCAGGCAAATTCCGGCCGGAGAGCTGCATGCGGCCCCGCCCGGGCGCTACCAAGACCTGGTGGAGCGACGCTTTGACCCGGATCTGGTCAAGAGCCTGCTTTCCCGGTGCATGAGCGAGGCCTCGCGGGACGTCGCCGACAATGACGTCGTGGTTCCGGCTTTTGTGCGCATCTTCGACGAACAGGGCCAGGCACGGTCTTCTCTGGTCAACGGGGATTGGATGTATCTCCTGGCCGGGTTTCATTGCCGCCGCGACCTGGACGACCCGGCTTTGGGAATCAAGATCCGGGATCGCCGGGGCATGGTCCTGTACGAGGCCTCCAGCCACACCCTGGGCGAAGTCCTGCCCCCTGCCGCGTCCGGGACGGTCTGGGCGGCCGGTTTTTATCTCTGGCTGCCCTTTACCCCCGGCGAATACAGCATCACCGTGGGGTTGGCCAATGGACGACGCGGAGAGAACGCTTATGCCGAGCACTTGTTCTACGCCCATGATCAGCGGCGTTTCGAGGTGCTGCGCCGCCCCGGCGCACCGCTGTGGGCCGGGGTGTGCAACGCTCTGGCCCAGACGGTGGGCGGCTGGGACGGCGGTTTGCATGAAAGCCCGGCCCCAAACAGTCTGGGGGGCGAAAAACGCGCAACAGGAGCAGCGTCTTGA
- a CDS encoding ABC transporter permease produces MRDTTIVPAGRPGSATLKFALGNFWRHRSLIRQMTWREVAARYRGSLMGVVWSLLLPILMLGVYTFVFGVVFQSRWGGEAQGGKGEFAVILFAGLIVHGLFAEVFNRAPGLVLGNSNYVKRVIFPLDILVWVALGSALFHAATALAVLLGLFFLLHGFLHWTILFLPLVLAPLLVLMLGMGWFLAALGVYARDIAQVTGVLTMVLLFLAPVLYPVDAVPQPYRTMLLLNPLTVIIEQAREVLIWGRPPDWFALGIYSLVATIAAAIGFWWFQRTRAGFADVM; encoded by the coding sequence ATGCGTGATACGACTATTGTTCCGGCCGGTCGGCCCGGCAGTGCAACCCTGAAATTCGCGCTGGGCAATTTCTGGCGGCACCGCAGCCTGATCCGGCAGATGACCTGGCGGGAGGTGGCGGCCCGGTACCGGGGCTCGCTGATGGGAGTGGTCTGGTCTTTGTTGCTGCCCATTCTGATGCTCGGCGTGTACACTTTTGTCTTCGGCGTCGTCTTCCAGTCTCGCTGGGGGGGGGAAGCCCAGGGGGGCAAGGGCGAATTCGCGGTGATTCTTTTTGCCGGGCTCATCGTGCACGGCCTGTTCGCCGAAGTCTTCAACCGGGCTCCGGGCCTGGTGCTGGGCAATTCAAATTATGTCAAGCGAGTCATCTTCCCCCTGGATATCCTGGTCTGGGTGGCTTTGGGCTCGGCCCTGTTCCACGCGGCAACGGCTCTGGCGGTTTTGCTGGGGTTGTTCTTCCTGCTGCACGGCTTTCTTCACTGGACCATCCTTTTCCTGCCCCTGGTCCTGGCGCCCCTGCTGGTGTTGATGCTGGGCATGGGGTGGTTTTTGGCCGCCTTGGGGGTCTATGCCCGGGACATCGCCCAGGTGACCGGCGTACTGACCATGGTTCTCCTTTTCCTGGCCCCGGTGCTCTATCCGGTGGATGCGGTCCCGCAGCCTTACCGAACCATGCTTTTGCTCAATCCGCTGACCGTGATCATTGAGCAGGCCCGGGAGGTGCTGATCTGGGGACGGCCTCCGGACTGGTTCGCCCTGGGCATCTACAGCTTGGTGGCCACAATCGCGGCCGCTATCGGCTTCTGGTGGTTTCAGCGCACCCGGGCCGGATTCGCGGATGTGATGTAG